From Nguyenibacter vanlangensis, one genomic window encodes:
- a CDS encoding transglutaminase family protein yields the protein MLIRAGYDIALLLSSPTPIVLMLEVHPDREPDLMTPQIPCFDPPVPSQRYLDGFGNRCTRVLAPAGLFRTSMSFVIADSGLPDRQMPTAREVPVQDLPSDCLVFLLGSRYCETDLLSPIAWSLFGHLAPGWGRVQAITAFVHDHIRFDYGQARPTRSAHEAYRERVGVCRDFAHLAVALCRCMNIPARYCTGYLGDIGVPPVPDPMDFSAWFEVWLDGQWYTFDARHNRPRIGRIVMARGRDATDVALSTSFGPAGLAEFSVTTYEE from the coding sequence ATGCTGATCCGAGCCGGTTATGACATCGCGCTGCTGCTGTCGTCCCCGACGCCGATCGTGCTGATGCTGGAGGTCCATCCGGACCGCGAGCCCGATCTGATGACGCCGCAGATCCCGTGTTTCGACCCGCCGGTACCCAGCCAGCGCTATCTGGACGGGTTCGGCAATCGCTGCACGCGGGTGCTGGCCCCGGCGGGGCTGTTCCGGACCAGCATGTCCTTCGTGATTGCCGACAGCGGCCTGCCGGACCGGCAGATGCCGACGGCGCGCGAGGTGCCGGTGCAGGATTTGCCGTCCGATTGCCTGGTCTTTCTGCTGGGCAGCCGGTATTGCGAGACCGACCTGCTGTCGCCCATCGCGTGGTCGCTGTTCGGCCATCTGGCGCCGGGTTGGGGCAGGGTGCAGGCGATCACCGCCTTCGTCCACGACCATATCCGCTTCGATTACGGCCAGGCGCGGCCCACGCGTTCGGCCCATGAAGCCTATCGCGAGCGGGTGGGAGTGTGCCGCGACTTCGCCCACCTGGCGGTGGCGCTGTGCCGCTGCATGAACATTCCGGCGCGCTATTGCACGGGCTATCTGGGTGATATCGGCGTGCCGCCGGTGCCCGACCCGATGGATTTCTCGGCCTGGTTCGAGGTCTGGCTGGACGGCCAGTGGTACACGTTCGACGCGCGGCACAACCGGCCGCGGATCGGGCGGATCGTCATGGCGCGGGGCCGGGATGCGACCGACGTTGCGTTGAGCACGTCCTTCGGGCCGGCCGGGCTGGCGGAATTTTCCGTGACGACCTACGAGGAATAG
- a CDS encoding YidB family protein, protein MSLAKSASALGDFLTGARYDHSGLISALNEYLDRVRREHGLYGFADRAAAAGYGDIVMRWRTDHEAGPATEEMVRALFTPSDLDWFAEQTGLSAQAVELILARQLPNVIYKRAHATTPH, encoded by the coding sequence ATGTCTCTGGCCAAATCGGCGTCGGCGCTGGGGGATTTCCTGACCGGCGCGCGCTATGACCATTCCGGACTGATCAGCGCGCTGAACGAATATCTGGACCGGGTGCGCCGCGAGCATGGGCTGTACGGCTTTGCCGACCGGGCGGCGGCGGCGGGGTATGGCGATATCGTCATGCGCTGGCGTACCGACCACGAGGCCGGGCCCGCCACCGAGGAGATGGTCCGGGCGCTGTTCACGCCGTCCGACCTGGACTGGTTCGCCGAGCAGACCGGCCTGTCGGCGCAGGCGGTGGAACTGATCCTGGCCAGGCAGTTGCCGAACGTGATCTACAAGCGGGCGCACGCCACCACGCCGCATTGA
- a CDS encoding DUF2076 domain-containing protein yields the protein MNNEERDLITKFVARVGGAPQGGFGSVPATTPNLPPIDPQADQYIGQMFQQYPEARYRVTQMAVVQEAALVAAQNRIQQLQWELQQAQQALQAQQGQQRPAGGGGLFGGLFGGGQRTQAPPPPGWGSQQAAPPPPQPVYPQGMQPGMFPARGSGFLGSALTTAAGVAGGMMVGNALTDLFSGHHDGGLGGGFGGGMPGETIINNNYGTAPSADPFGGTGTDVDPGFDAGGDFGGGDWGGGDDNF from the coding sequence ATGAACAACGAGGAACGCGACCTTATCACGAAGTTCGTCGCCCGCGTCGGCGGCGCACCGCAGGGGGGATTCGGCAGCGTGCCTGCGACGACGCCCAACCTGCCCCCGATCGACCCCCAGGCCGACCAGTATATCGGCCAGATGTTCCAGCAATATCCCGAGGCGCGCTATCGCGTGACCCAGATGGCGGTGGTGCAGGAAGCCGCGCTGGTGGCGGCGCAGAACCGCATCCAGCAACTGCAATGGGAATTGCAGCAGGCCCAGCAGGCGCTCCAGGCCCAGCAGGGTCAGCAGCGGCCGGCCGGGGGTGGCGGGCTGTTCGGTGGGCTGTTCGGCGGTGGGCAGCGCACCCAGGCGCCGCCCCCGCCGGGCTGGGGCAGCCAGCAGGCCGCGCCCCCGCCGCCGCAGCCGGTCTATCCGCAAGGCATGCAGCCCGGGATGTTTCCCGCGCGCGGCAGCGGCTTCCTGGGCTCGGCACTGACGACGGCGGCCGGGGTCGCCGGCGGCATGATGGTGGGCAATGCGCTGACCGACCTGTTCAGCGGCCATCATGATGGCGGGCTTGGCGGCGGGTTCGGGGGCGGCATGCCCGGCGAGACCATCATCAACAATAATTACGGCACCGCGCCGTCGGCCGATCCGTTCGGCGGGACCGGCACCGACGTCGATCCGGGGTTCGATGCCGGCGGCGATTTTGGAGGCGGCGATTGGGGCGGCGGCGACGATAATTTCTGA
- a CDS encoding glycine--tRNA ligase subunit alpha, with the protein MVPASAPRPPVPPSAKRPLSFQALILKLHQFWSEQGCAILQPYDTEVGAGTLSPHTTLRALGTRPWKAAYVQPCRRPSDGRYGENPNRLQHYYQYQVLLKPTPEDSQKLLLDSYRAIGIDPLEHDIRFVEDDWENPTIGAWGLGWEVWCDGMEVTQFTYFQQVGGIPTVVPSTELTYGLERLAMYVQGIENVYDLDFNGQGLTYGDVFLRAERDYSRHNFELADTDMLHRHFIDAEREAIALVEHGIAQPAYDQCLKASHLFNLLDARGVISVSERAAYIGRVRTLARRCCEAWLAGEE; encoded by the coding sequence ATGGTCCCGGCCTCCGCGCCCCGCCCGCCCGTTCCCCCGTCCGCCAAGCGTCCGCTGTCATTCCAGGCGCTGATCCTCAAGCTGCACCAGTTCTGGTCCGAGCAGGGCTGCGCCATCCTGCAACCCTACGATACCGAGGTCGGGGCCGGCACGCTCTCGCCGCACACCACATTGCGCGCGCTGGGCACCCGGCCGTGGAAGGCCGCCTATGTCCAGCCCTGCCGCCGCCCGTCGGACGGACGCTACGGCGAAAACCCCAACCGGCTGCAGCATTACTACCAGTACCAGGTCCTGCTGAAGCCCACGCCCGAGGACAGCCAGAAGCTGCTGCTCGACAGCTACCGCGCGATCGGGATCGACCCGCTGGAGCACGACATCCGCTTCGTCGAGGACGACTGGGAAAACCCCACCATCGGCGCCTGGGGCCTGGGGTGGGAGGTCTGGTGCGACGGGATGGAAGTCACCCAGTTCACCTATTTCCAGCAGGTCGGCGGCATCCCCACGGTGGTCCCCTCGACCGAACTGACCTACGGGCTGGAACGGCTGGCGATGTACGTCCAGGGCATCGAGAATGTCTACGACCTCGATTTCAACGGCCAGGGCCTGACCTACGGCGACGTGTTCCTGCGGGCCGAGCGCGATTATTCGCGCCATAATTTCGAACTGGCGGATACCGACATGCTCCACCGCCATTTCATCGACGCCGAGCGCGAGGCGATCGCCCTGGTCGAGCACGGCATCGCCCAGCCCGCCTACGACCAGTGCCTCAAGGCCAGCCATTTGTTCAACCTGCTGGACGCGCGCGGCGTCATCAGCGTCAGCGAGCGCGCCGCCTATATCGGCCGGGTACGCACCCTGGCGCGGCGCTGCTGCGAAGCGTGGCTGGCGGGCGAGGAATAA